A window from Pseudomonas frederiksbergensis encodes these proteins:
- the tauC gene encoding taurine ABC transporter permease TauC, translated as MSSYEIPAATVKPGSMVIPLRRSLNTRWISMLTLVALIAIWWAVTATGMIEPLFLPPPSAVLQKGWLLVTTGYMDSTLWQHLGASLSRIGLGLGFAVLTAVPVGIAIGHNRIARGILDPLIEFYRPIPPLAYLPLIVIWCGIGELSKVLLIYLAIFAPIAIATATGVRTVDPAKLRAAQSLGATRAQLIRHVILPSALPDILTGVRIGLGVGWSTLVAAELIAATSGLGFMVQSAAQFLVTDVVVLGILVIALIAFAMEMGLRALQRKLVPWHGQAH; from the coding sequence ATGAGCAGCTATGAAATTCCCGCCGCGACGGTGAAACCGGGCTCGATGGTAATCCCGCTGCGTCGCAGTTTGAACACGCGCTGGATCAGCATGCTGACACTGGTCGCTCTCATTGCCATTTGGTGGGCCGTCACCGCCACTGGAATGATCGAGCCGCTGTTCCTGCCGCCACCGTCCGCGGTGCTGCAAAAAGGCTGGCTGCTGGTGACCACCGGCTACATGGATTCAACGTTGTGGCAGCACCTTGGCGCGAGCCTCAGCCGAATCGGTCTGGGCCTGGGCTTCGCGGTGCTGACCGCCGTGCCCGTTGGAATCGCCATCGGCCACAACCGCATTGCTCGCGGCATTCTCGATCCGCTGATCGAGTTCTACCGCCCTATTCCACCGCTGGCTTATCTGCCGCTGATCGTGATCTGGTGCGGCATCGGTGAGCTGTCGAAAGTCTTGCTGATCTACCTCGCGATCTTCGCCCCGATCGCCATCGCTACGGCGACCGGCGTGCGTACCGTCGACCCGGCAAAATTGCGCGCCGCGCAGTCGTTGGGCGCGACCCGGGCGCAGTTGATTCGCCATGTGATTCTGCCGAGTGCGCTGCCGGATATTTTGACCGGTGTGCGGATTGGCCTGGGTGTGGGTTGGTCGACGCTGGTCGCCGCCGAATTGATCGCCGCCACCAGTGGTTTGGGGTTCATGGTGCAGTCGGCCGCGCAGTTCCTGGTCACCGATGTGGTGGTGCTGGGGATTCTGGTGATTGCGCTGATAGCCTTCGCCATGG
- the tauB gene encoding taurine ABC transporter ATP-binding subunit: MALLQLERISAQYPGAAEPVLADISLSLGPRQLLVALGPSGSGKTSLLNLIAGFVEPSAGRITLDGVPVKGPSAERGVVFQDDALLPWQDVLANVGFGLELAGISRDKREFRAREMLALVDLSGFENRRIWQLSGGQKQRVGLARALAADPRVLLMDEPFGALDAFTREQMQELLLQVWQRTTKPVFLITHDIEEAVFLATDLILLAPNPGQIVERLSLDFGQRYAAGESARAIKSDPRFIETREHVLAKVFSQRSAAQRQERA; the protein is encoded by the coding sequence ATGGCTTTGCTTCAGCTGGAGCGCATCAGCGCACAGTACCCCGGCGCCGCCGAACCGGTACTGGCGGATATTTCCCTGAGCCTTGGGCCCCGGCAATTGCTGGTCGCCCTCGGCCCGTCCGGCAGTGGCAAGACTTCGCTGTTGAACCTGATTGCCGGTTTCGTCGAGCCCAGCGCCGGGCGCATCACCCTCGATGGCGTGCCGGTCAAAGGCCCGAGCGCCGAACGCGGCGTGGTGTTCCAGGACGATGCCCTGCTGCCCTGGCAGGACGTGCTGGCCAACGTCGGTTTCGGTCTGGAACTGGCCGGCATTTCCCGAGACAAACGTGAATTCCGCGCCCGGGAAATGCTCGCGTTGGTGGACCTTTCCGGCTTCGAAAACCGCCGGATCTGGCAGCTTTCAGGCGGGCAGAAGCAACGTGTCGGCCTGGCCCGTGCCCTGGCGGCTGATCCGCGGGTTTTGCTGATGGACGAACCCTTCGGCGCCCTCGATGCCTTCACCCGCGAACAGATGCAGGAGCTGTTGCTGCAAGTCTGGCAGCGCACCACAAAACCGGTTTTTCTGATTACTCACGACATCGAAGAAGCGGTGTTTCTCGCCACGGACCTGATTCTGCTGGCGCCGAATCCAGGGCAAATCGTCGAACGCCTGAGCCTGGATTTCGGTCAGCGTTACGCCGCCGGTGAGTCCGCTCGGGCAATCAAGTCCGACCCGCGCTTTATCGAAACCCGCGAACACGTGCTCGCCAAAGTGTTCTCCCAACGCAGCGCCGCCCAGCGGCAGGAGCGCGCATGA